A region from the Sphaerodactylus townsendi isolate TG3544 linkage group LG01, MPM_Stown_v2.3, whole genome shotgun sequence genome encodes:
- the LOC125438564 gene encoding GTP cyclohydrolase 1-like, which produces MENQLDLQCFQNGDLLPSRLQQLGELPSSEPRKTAKHHPSLAKCDREAEDRDGDEDGLQALEAAYATILQGLDENPARQGLQLTPRRAAKAMQFLTKGYRETVADILNDAVFDEDHDEMVIVKDIDMFSLCEHHLVPFFGKVHIGYLPRKKVVGLSKLARIVEIFSRRLQVQERLTKQIAMAITEALKPVGVAVVIEASHMCMIMRGVQKMNSKTVTSAMLGVLREDPKTREEFLALIKN; this is translated from the exons ATGGAAAACCAGCTGGATCTGCAGTGCTTCCAGAACGGGGACTTGCTTCCCAGTCGCCTCCAGCAGTTGGGCGAGCTGCCCAGCAGCGAGCCGCGGAAAACCGCGAAGCATCACCCGTCCTTGGCCAAATGCGACCGCGAGGCGGAAGACCGCGACGGAGACGAGGACGGATTGCAGGCTCTGGAGGCCGCCTACGCCACCATCCTCCAGGGGCTGGACGAGAACCCGGCGAGGCAAGGGCTGCAGCTGACCCCCCGCCGAGCCGCCAAAGCCATGCAGTTTCTCACCAAAGGCTATCGAGAAACAGTCGCAG aTATACTCAATGATGCCGTTTTTGATGAGGACCATGATGAGATGGTGATTGTGAAGGACATTGATATGTTTTCCCTTTGTGAACATCACTTGGTGCCTTTCTTTGGCAAG GTACACATTGGATACTTACCACGGAAGAAAGTGGTTGGCTTAAGCAAGCTTGCAAG AATTGTTGAGATATTTAGCCGAAGGCTTCAAG TCCAAGAACGACTTACCAAACAGATCGCTATGGCAATTACTGAAGCACTGAAACCTGTTGGAGTGGCTGTGGTCATAGAAGCATC GCACATGTGCATGATCATGAGGGGCGTTCAGAAAATGAACAGCAAGACTGTCACCAGCGCCATGCTTGGAGTCTTGCGAGAAGATCCAAAAACCAGGGAGGAATTTCTTGCCTTGATTAAGAATTAA
- the CRIPT gene encoding cysteine-rich PDZ-binding protein — MVCEKCEKKLGTVITPDTWKDGARNTTESGGRKLNENKALTSKKARFDPYGKNKFAICRICKSSVHQPGSHYCQGCAYKKGICSMCGKKVLDTKNYKQTSV, encoded by the exons GTGAGAAGAAACTTGGCACTGTAATTACACCTGATACATGGAAAGATGGTGCACGAAATACTACAG AAAGCGGTGGGCGAAAACTAAATGAAAATAAGGCGTTGACATCAAAGAAGGCAAG GTTTGATCCGTATGGCAAAAACAAATTTGCGATATGCCGAATTtgtaaaagttcagttcaccagcCAGGTTCTCACTACTGCCAGGGATGTGCTTACAAAAAGG GCATCTGCTCAATGTGTGGAAAGAAAGTCTTGGATACAAAAAACTACAAGCAAACATCTGTATAG